Below is a window of Bacteroidota bacterium DNA.
AGTTCTTGACTCGTCTGAACAGAATCTCTCTCTCCCAAGCCTCCGCCGGAAGGGGAAGAGCCTGGAATTGTTCCAACACATTCTGAACGCCTTCCGCTCCGATTTCTTGAGTTGAGGGATGAAGCTTCTGCCAATGAAGAAGAAAGTTGGTGAACTCAGCGATGGAAGAGGGTTGGATTTCCTTTCGGAGAATCGTGATGGTTTGGCGGTGAATGCGTTCGAGATTCGTCCGGTACACGAACTGCATTCCGGAAGACTGACCCGCAGCCTTAAATTTCCCTTCGATGATTTCCTTCGCGGTTGCCAACTTTGTGAGAAGGTCACTCACATTCTCATGCTTGAATCCGTAGCGGGCAGTGAGTTCTTGCGAAGAAACAGGTCCGTGACTCTGAAGATAGCGTCTGATGATTGCCGTTTGATTCTGTTCCGAATCTGAATAAGAATAGAGATCATCCTCTTCGCCGGCAATCCATCGTGTGCCGGAAGGGAAGTTCATCCGTATTGCGCGGCCGTTCTTTTCCAACTCGTACAACATCGACAGGTCGCCCTCAACAATCCGCTCTTTGATTTCTTCTTCGGAGAGATCGCCGACACGAAGAAGAATCTCCAACAACTCTTCGGGCGAGCGGGCTTTGTAGCCTTCGGCGGCGTGCTGCAATTGCCGCTCGACGGTTTCAATCGCTTCAGGACGAAGCATCTCGCTCATCGAGTCGAGGTCAACGACTTCGGACAGAAGCTCGCGGTTGACTTCGAGGTAACGGCTCATCCTGTCCGTCTTCGGCTCGTCCCATTCATACATATAGACTTGAATGAAGTCGAAGAGAAGACTTGCGGCGAACGGCGAAGGGACTTCGGTGTGAACAGACTCGACCCGAATCCTCCCTACAACAATCTTCTGTACGATTTCTTTGAAATGCTCAAAGTCGAGAACGTCATTCAGCACATCCCGAATCGTCTCAATCACGATGGGGAAGTCGTTGAATTGCCGGGCGATTTGCAGCAGGTCTTTTGCGCGCAACCGCTGCAACCAAAGGGGTGTGCGCTTGCCCGGCGCAATCTTCGGCATGAGCAATGCGCGGGCGGCGTTCATGCGAAACTGTCCGCCGAAAAGGGGAGAGGAGAGAAGGTCGGTAAGAACGATATCCTCAGCCTCGCTCAACGTGAGATTGTCGGCAAGATTGAGAGGCAACTCGTCGACGTCGGGACAGCGGAGCAGAATGCCGTCATCGTTGTACAGCATCTGCGGCTCCGTACCGATGAGTTGTTGGAGGCGGCGCGAGAAGAGAAGTCCCAACAATCCGTTCACTCTTCTGCCGAACGAAGAATGGATGACGATGCGCGGGTCGCCGACCTCGTCCCGGAATCCTTCAATCACCAACAACTCGCTGTGCGGCACGACGCCGGTGATGTTCTTCTGTTTGAGAAAATACTGCTCGATGTTCCACGCCGCTTTCGAGTCAACGGGGAATTCTGTTTGCAGCCACTTCAGGCAGTCGGGCGAGTCAACGCGGTGACTCATTTCTTTTCTGAAGTCCGCAACCTTGATGCTCAGCTCGAAGCTTCTGCCGATTCCTTCGCCGCGCCAGAAGGGCATCCGTGCAGGCATGCCGGGAGCGGGTGCAACCGTGATTCTGTTAGCATCAATCTCCAACATCCTCCAGACGCTTGAGCCGAGAATGAACGTGTCGCCTGCGCGGCTTTCGTACACAAACTCTTCATCAACTTCGCCGACTTTTGTTTTCCCGTCTTCGAGATACACGCCGAAGTAGCCGCGGTCGGCAATCGTGCCGCCGCTGGTGATGGCAAGCTGCGAACTGCCCGGCAATGCCCGGAGCGTGTTGTTCACCTTGTCCCACGAAATGCGGGCACGAAGCTCACGGAACATCTCGTTCGTGTAGCGGCCTGCTAACATGTTGAGAACGCCGGAGTATAGCTTCCCGGACAAGTCACGATAGCAATATGATTGTTTGATGAGTGAGAAGAGTTCGTCAACGTGCCATTCTTCAACGCTCACCATTGCAACGATCTGTTGGGCGAGAACGTCGAGACAATCTTTCGGGATGTTCGTGAACTCGACATCATGCTGCATCATTGCATGTGACACCACCGCCGACTCGACTAAATCTTCGCGGAATGTCGGGAAGATTCTCCCTTTGCTCGTCGCGGCAATCACATGTCCCGACCGCCCGACACGCTGCAACCCGCGGGCAACACCCTTCGGCGACTGCAGTTGAATGACGAGGTCAATGCTGCCGATATCAATGCCGAGTTCAAGCGACGACGTTGCGACGAGACAGCGGAGGTTGCCGGCTTTGAGTTCGGCTTCCATCTGCTCGCGTGCAGTTCTCGACATCGAGCCGTGGTAGGCCTGCACAAGGTCGTTCCTAGGGATTACGGATTGAGGATTACGGATTTCGGATTGCGGATTGTCAATCGGTGGGGTTGCGGATTGCGAATTGCCAATTGCGAATTGGTTGGAGCTTGGAACTTGAGATTTGGGATTTGGGAGAGCCATCGGCACTGCATACATATTGAACGCCCGTCCCGCGCTTGCCCCCTCATTATTTTCTCCCGTCAGCATTTCATTCAGTTTTGCTGCGACACGTTCGGCAAGCCGCCGGTTGTTCACGAAGATGAGAGTTGTTTTGTGGAGAAGAATCAGTTGCAGAATTTCCGTGAACACCATCGGCCAGACGCTTTCGGCGGGGAGGTCGGAGAAGTCGGGCGGGGCGCATTCCACCATCAAGTCCATCTGCTTCTTCTGTCCCGCATCCACGATGTTTACGGGACGAGGAAGCATCTCGCTGCCGTTCCACATCTGGCCGCCGAGGAATGCCGCAATGTCTTCCAGCGGACGTTGTGTCGCAGATAGCCCGATGCGTACGA
It encodes the following:
- a CDS encoding DEAD/DEAH box helicase, with the translated sequence MYSPLNDFHPTVRRWFEKTFGEPSPPQVQGWPSISSGKHTLILAPTGSGKTLAAFLWAINHLVEQHLAKELPPGVRILYVSPLKALNNDIQRNLELPLEGIRQEAEADGLKLPAITTAVRTGDTPQHRRSAMIRKPPDILITTPESLYLMLTSKQARKIFTTVQYVIVDEIHSVCNNKRGVHLSLTLERLQQVAQQDFVRIGLSATQRPLEDIAAFLGGQMWNGSEMLPRPVNIVDAGQKKQMDLMVECAPPDFSDLPAESVWPMVFTEILQLILLHKTTLIFVNNRRLAERVAAKLNEMLTGENNEGASAGRAFNMYAVPMALPNPKSQVPSSNQFAIGNSQSATPPIDNPQSEIRNPQSVIPRNDLVQAYHGSMSRTAREQMEAELKAGNLRCLVATSSLELGIDIGSIDLVIQLQSPKGVARGLQRVGRSGHVIAATSKGRIFPTFREDLVESAVVSHAMMQHDVEFTNIPKDCLDVLAQQIVAMVSVEEWHVDELFSLIKQSYCYRDLSGKLYSGVLNMLAGRYTNEMFRELRARISWDKVNNTLRALPGSSQLAITSGGTIADRGYFGVYLEDGKTKVGEVDEEFVYESRAGDTFILGSSVWRMLEIDANRITVAPAPGMPARMPFWRGEGIGRSFELSIKVADFRKEMSHRVDSPDCLKWLQTEFPVDSKAAWNIEQYFLKQKNITGVVPHSELLVIEGFRDEVGDPRIVIHSSFGRRVNGLLGLLFSRRLQQLIGTEPQMLYNDDGILLRCPDVDELPLNLADNLTLSEAEDIVLTDLLSSPLFGGQFRMNAARALLMPKIAPGKRTPLWLQRLRAKDLLQIARQFNDFPIVIETIRDVLNDVLDFEHFKEIVQKIVVGRIRVESVHTEVPSPFAASLLFDFIQVYMYEWDEPKTDRMSRYLEVNRELLSEVVDLDSMSEMLRPEAIETVERQLQHAAEGYKARSPEELLEILLRVGDLSEEEIKERIVEGDLSMLYELEKNGRAIRMNFPSGTRWIAGEEDDLYSYSDSEQNQTAIIRRYLQSHGPVSSQELTARYGFKHENVSDLLTKLATAKEIIEGKFKAAGQSSGMQFVYRTNLERIHRQTITILRKEIQPSSIAEFTNFLLHWQKLHPSTQEIGAEGVQNVLEQFQALPLPAEAWEREILFRRVKNYSRESLASLTSAGTIVWTGGGPGKLKCIVRGEGSAFLEQLSPEFEAGLAEASRRILTYIRANGASFLHDIRSGTHLSLDAINNGIAELFWNGLVTNDVFAELLAVKRFAKPGEEKPLEPIDLVTGRRNPYRFKAMQSVRRALKQVPGWSGRWSLVHLPGVLGAELTLEEKAEAQAVLLLNRYGILAREFYKREELLPWGMIAAQLQRMEMRGEIRRGYFVEGLSGMQYALPAAVESLRRMRAGVAGDEEAILVNACDPANPAGVGGFSIEPQPSRIPSNYIAFHRGTPVLVIEGNGARLHTIGEPATGVVTSALKQFISLIKLPDGLRPFKEIVVEHCNSERPAASPLAPLLASLGFRRDVNQTMRYDGYA